TCTGTTTGCTCAGACGATCCAAAATCTTATAGGTCTCATCGCTGGTCTCTGGAAAAATGATCTTCTCCGTGAAATTGGTAAACATGTCCGTCATGGTGGCGCCGGGGCAGACTGTGGCAAATCTAATGCCAGAGCGTTGATAGAACTTGTCGTTCTAGGTGCGGAAAGTGGAATTGAAAAAGGGATCTTCAGCAAGTTACCATTAGCTACTCACGCCAAGGCAACGCGTAAAGCTTATAATGCCCGCCTTGGTGGCACCATAAACAGGTATTATAAACATTGGATCCAAACCCACTACGGAGCTCATGTTGACCACAATGCCGCCATTGCCGCCGTGCTCCTTGCTCATGTACTGCAAAGCGCTCAAGCTGGAATTGATGATGCCGCCCTGCAAGAAGAGGATCGACTTTTCGAATCCTGTAACCAAGAATTGTAGCTGGTTGCCTCACCAGATTGACGAGCAGCGTGCGCTGCACATCCTTGTCATTGAATATGCCCGCCACATTTACCACAATATCAATGCTGCCGAAGGTCTTCTTGATCTCCTCGTAGGTGGCCTCCACGCCCTTTTTGTTAGCAACGTCCATTTTAATAATCATGACACTCTGCGTGGGATGCGCTGCGCGCAGCTTGACAAACTCCTCCAGATTATCCTGTATATCAATTATGGCAACCTTCTGTGGAGCACACATATCTTTGACTGTTTACATTCAAATTACTTCAGCCATAGCTCACCCCGGCGCCCGCCACCAGCAGCTGCCTGGCCACCTGCAGACCAATTCCTCCAGCGCCGCCTGTGACCACCGCATTCTTGCCACGAAATGCCATAGCTCCTGTTGTCACCTGTGGATCTGCTGTGCGTTGCTTTAATATAACACGAATGCTGCGATAGAGCTTCACGACTAAATCCAATCTCTTTGGCTGTCGACTCTGCACTGGCTGGCTCTCAGGCCTGGGCATGCGACTTTTATAGGCCCGCTGCTTAGTATTATAGTCGCTGGTCATACGATATCTGGTCATAT
The sequence above is a segment of the Drosophila virilis strain 15010-1051.87 chromosome 3, Dvir_AGI_RSII-ME, whole genome shotgun sequence genome. Coding sequences within it:
- the Pdh gene encoding fat body protein 2 isoform X1, coding for MAFRGKNAVVTGGAGGIGLQVARQLLVAGAGKVAIIDIQDNLEEFVKLRAAHPTQSVMIIKMDVANKKGVEATYEEIKKTFGSIDIVVNVAGIFNDKDVQRTLLVNLGGIINSSLSALQYMSKEHGGNGGIVVNMSSVVGLDPMFIIPVYGATKAGIISFTRCLGNDKFYQRSGIRFATVCPGATMTDMFTNFTEKIIFPETSDETYKILDRLSKQSVTDVARCILNVLEKEKNGAVYVIEGKRIIPIDMKPHWTGKEPAL
- the Pdh gene encoding fat body protein 2 isoform X2 produces the protein MAFRGKNAVVTGGAGGIGLQVARQLLVAGAGVAIIDIQDNLEEFVKLRAAHPTQSVMIIKMDVANKKGVEATYEEIKKTFGSIDIVVNVAGIFNDKDVQRTLLVNLGGIINSSLSALQYMSKEHGGNGGIVVNMSSVVGLDPMFIIPVYGATKAGIISFTRCLGNDKFYQRSGIRFATVCPGATMTDMFTNFTEKIIFPETSDETYKILDRLSKQSVTDVARCILNVLEKEKNGAVYVIEGKRIIPIDMKPHWTGKEPAL